From Vanacampus margaritifer isolate UIUO_Vmar chromosome 8, RoL_Vmar_1.0, whole genome shotgun sequence, a single genomic window includes:
- the LOC144056095 gene encoding uncharacterized protein LOC144056095 isoform X3, with protein sequence MEENVSPELSLAHEPEKSQDHMDGCSQGDGEERSSEENQTLSPESEKVAKETKEKPDQSFKANSELKKTWAFRRSTVAQREMPVEAATDNQESRYPVRRSGRQSKRTDKLEEFLSTTKRVLRKSAPPTLESGDPPSQTPTDAETASEASFDGNADTKTVEDKPEPPDRKTRSSTRQQTRRSTKLGRWTRQSESATLKDEGSSENEDSGDGAELPSKDIEKSGKGTVVSKMDDENANKEQHQPELDLEKKDEEKKQNIKGEAREEEEEEEEDDDDDDDDDETTEEHALLAKRGPIRTYINKKRATNVNSTPAKAPTPVQAVAKTSKPQEEDDSDDDGSSSSSSSSDSDGGYDPNALYCICRQKHNKRFMICCDRCEEWFHGDCVGITEARGRLMERNGEDYICPNCTAKKSQVIRPATSMLSLGIDIAKTKAAIDLPLRASATIPDLSPAATLVAAPQLPSTSAGTDEKGVDDFGIKGRIEKATNPTGKKKIKIFQPQTVQQATPPNDDQKGAPVPVKPAKPACPTPEPKAAPEMEQEKVASNVEVKTTEAEEAEKSLEQEDVSLPKCIGPGCENNAQPDSVYCGNDCILRHAAATMKSFTDVKEPKSKSQKSTSASKRGAARRTRSQKDSRSDSESDEGDDDYVPDEDDEDAHAVEQPPLPATASWCSDHNYIAVPPEKTTSISTTVLNKKSPPKEEKEKKKQVTARVQPSSDAKTPAKVKKTITTRASKVSPKGKKSSSHSSSSKAPKRSSTPPSKSSAKSKKLRTTTPPPPSPYPPGPIHVTGALRVTKTSFTIPKKQPQQKESPSQHQPSSSSRVPSSPVSSAPPSHSSSPRSHHPAASSAASAPPMPPPPNHQMRQNIRRSLTDILYKRVSDSDDLKMTESEVARLAFGIEKEMFNLCLSTDSKYKNKYRSLMFNLKDPKNKGLFYRVIGGEVTPFRLVRLSAEEMISKEMSEWKKPDPHQAQSSGGRTHSGHSKTSNRYDSHSMDVEDAPPPSDADDQDEPSLTASAAPQPPATEGASSMPDIFSSMLKDTTLEHRTHLFDLNCKICTGQKTEDELTTKKNKHTKKYDPSKQELHSASAVSQPQVATAYQQLIPPPYQAGLEAAVLESQPQLYQEDPNSLASPVQNPQGIIPTVSSVSITRRDPRMARHGSGVTVTYTAPEKPINAMTELLPAPIIAPLDVGAKAPLPMPPAPPSLALSKPSKTSTSEPPPEGETAIFLHGQERIWKGFINMQSVAKFVTKAYLVSGSFEYLKEDLPDTIHVGGRISPNTVWDYVGKLKTSLSKELCLIRFQPATEEEEVAYVSLFCYFSSRKRFGVVANSNRRIKDLYLIPLSSKDPLPSKLLPFDGPGLEPARPNLLLGLLICQKDRKRPGVPLETDEKRSKMQIKDIDDTGLPKPPLSVKVERSTRQSLEIPFSTTPPGSPSASSSGTPNVAVTTSSAFSLLSSAKAPVTTSVTDVESPSSSISVPAATATATPLQTILNTLFGKKKHDSEASNSPSDQGAESSIPHSTMLDPIVQQFAQISKEKQIEEDEDDRPYDPEEEYDPSMGYSVPNKPVEVVNKHEVVPNEGDDIAYDPEDDSIFDEVKTTALDESGKSSCDDVTDSEKFLTSLKQKGNQTLQKQEGECMPSTASTEASQSPPNILGSSQLLQLGKKVEELVKSSSSTPTINQRRDPRQGRESRHVAGSTTKTTDEPLDKEELSSESNGSSPPQQSIHELQLPSVGHLPDSSQEPERPLPMEEEKSETLPFMETEKEEVSIPLLGETLDPDPEYDYIEEKEVKMREEQAETVQAEIEKDKYSVWPNASIFKSSEDSEYDDNSQDTAICSSYNEPPNSSIITSTIPVLGDTHSHHSRHHMAKLDFDIDYRQRNDIPPQSNFLPPQPMHGQSPIMRPPPMSVPRPIQGLSSMSVPQSMQGPPPAIHGPPSVLGPPVQADNTRPYGLPPTPFPPYQNQWPRTQVPPPPPQQPLSRPPPQNLIPPRVPPPLFPPIGQRGPPPQIFDPIIPPQHSSQQGPPPGFPLPPTFDGQNQLPPPRFTSPPPPFNFPGNRGPPPQFTGPPPGHYDNRLPPPSHFSGPRGPLPSQYGDHTNQSPIQIQPQVIDQNRDSREQYSKDSRSFTHVDQHQNHPQNIFKDSPGRAYRGLPPSQYDESRGRPSNVEISGQHINPHNKFVLPRLHSPPHRGALNEHIAPLPLQDNRDKFVVPRLHSPPHRGALNEHIALLPFQENRDKFGVPRLHSPPHRGALNEHIALLQENRSIRDQTQPFGGSERYRFDRFSDEARPVHHTGPLLPTPTEPPIGPPSRIGAHSPDMRRDDYWRRHSPEVMRRTSTNRGDSEPRSTELFSHFEVGLREPASGSSQLEERLKELSGESIRDRDLRDIPAHVRSLWERSQGKRWSSREPEWDRSRQRDRSRERDRSRERDRSRERDRSRERDRSRERDRSRERDRSRERDRSRERDIDKDSSRERERSKGTESEKHKEAEVARHKDQDTDKRRDRDREREKDRVRDRESDRRDYDRERGRNRDKERERDRERDKRRDRSRSRDRDRDRGKDRDKEKDSDKERERDRDKDGDRERDRERDRDRDRDRDRGRDKDRDGEKDRSRDKDQDRERDRDAEKDKDREREKDRGRDKDRPRDRDRDKDRDRDKDRDRDKDRDRDRGREKDRDREKERERDRGRDRQETSRVRERREDKNSKNEKSKEKENDKKSS encoded by the exons ATGGAGGAGAATGTGAGCCCTGAGCTCTCTCTGGCTCATGAGCCTGAAAAAAGCCAAGACCATATGGATGGCTGCTCTCAAG GTGATGGAGAAGAGCGGTCCAGTGAGGAAAATCAAACTTTATCACCCGAAAGTGAAAAGGTGGCAAAGGAGACAAAAGAGAAACCAGACCAATCTTTCAAAGCCAACAGCGAATTGAAGAAAACGTGGGCATTCCGTCGGTCCACCGTTGCTCAAAGAGAGATGCCAGTGGAAGCAGCGACAGACAACCAAGAGAGCCGCTATCCTGTACGCCGTAGTGGCAGACAGTCAAAGCGTACTGACAAATTGGAGGAATTCCTCTCCACAACGAAAAGAGTGCTGAGAAAGAGCGCGCCCCCAACCCTGGAAAGTGGAGATCCTCCTTCACAAACCCCAACTGATGCAGAAACTGCCTCAGAAGCCAGCTTTGATGGTAACGCAGACACAAAGACAGTGGAGGACAAGCCTGAGCCGCCTGACAGGAAAACTAGAAGTAGCACGAGGCAGCAAACTCGAAGGTCAACTAAGCTTGGCAGGTGGACAAGGCAAAGCGAAAGCGCCACACTCAAAGATGAAGGAAGTTCTGAGAATGAGGACAGCGGAGATGGTGCTGAGCTGCCGAGCAAAGATATAGAGAAATCAGGCAAAGGGACTGTTGTCTCGAAGATGGATGACGAAAATGCTAATAAGGAACAACACCAGCCCGAGCTGGATCTAGAGAAAAAAGATGaggaaaagaagcaaaatattaaaggggaagctcgggaggaggaggaggaggaagaggaggacgacgacgacgacgatgatgatgatgagaccACTGAAGAACATGCTTTGTTGGCAAAGCGTGGTCCAATTAGAACATAcatcaataaaaaaagagcCACAAATGTCAACAGTACCCCTGCCAAGGCACCGACTCCTGTGCAAGCTGTTGCCAAGACGAGCAAGCCTCAGGAAGAGGACGACAGTGATGACGACGGTTCTTCCTCATCTTCGTCAAGCAGTGATTCTGATGGAGGATATGACCCCAATGCACTTTATTGCATCTGTCGTCAGAAACACAACAAAAG GTTCATGATCTGCTGTGACCGCTGCGAGGAATGGTTCCATGGAGACTGTGTGGGCATAACAGAGGCTCGTGGGCGTCTGATGGAGAGAAATGGCGAGGATTACATCTGCCCTAACTGCACAGCCAAAAAAAGCCAGGTGATCAGGCCTGCCACCTCCATGCTGTCTCTGGGCATAGACATCGCGAAGACCAAAGCTGCCATTGACCTTCCACTTCGTGCTTCTGCCACTATTCCTGACCTGAGTCCCGCAGCAACTTTAGTGGCGGCACCACAGCTACCCTCAACATCTGCCGGGACAGACGAGAAAGGAGTGGATGACTTCGGGATAAAAGGCAGGATCGAGAAAGCCACAAATCCTACaggaaaaaagaagataaaaatcTTTCAGCCG CAGACTGTACAGCAGGCAACACCACCAAATGATGACCAGAAGGGGGCGCCTGTGCCAGTAAAGCCAGCAAAGCCAGCGTGCCCAACACCAGAGCCAAAAGCAGCACCAGAGATGGAGCAGGAGAAGGTGGCTTCGAACGTGGAGGTGAAAACAACGGAGGCGGAAGAAGCTGAAAAGTCATTAGAACAGGAGGATGTGTCTCTTCCTAAATGCATCGGTCCCGGCTGCGAGAACAACGCCCAGCCAGACTCCGTGTACTGTGGGAATGACTGCATCCTGAGACATGCTGCTGCTACTATGAAGTCATTCACTGACGTCAAAGAGCCTAAGAGCAAATCTCAGAAATCTACATCTGCATCAAAG AGGGGAGCTGCGCGCCGGACGAGGTCCCAGAAGGACAGCAGGTCGGACTCGGAGAGCGATGAAGGAGATGACGACTACGTTcctgatgaggatgatgaagacGCACACGCTGTGGAGCAGCCACCCCTGCCTGCCACTGCGTCCTGGTGCAGCGACCATAATTACATTGCAGTACCACCAGAAAAGACTACATCCATATCAACCACAGTGTTAAACAAAAAGT CCCCACCCAAAGAagagaaggagaaaaagaaacaGGTCACAGCTCGTGTTCAACCTTCCTCCGATGCCAAGACCCCTGCCAAAGTGAAGAAGACCATCACCACCCGGGCATCCAAGGTGTCTCCAAAGGGCAAGAAGTCGTCCTCTCATTCCAGCAGCTCCAAGGCACCCAAGAGATCTTCCACCCCTCCCAGTAAATCTTCCGCAAAGTCCAAGAAACTGCGGACgacaactcccccccccccatccccttaCCCGCCAGGCCCGATCCATGTCACGGGAGCACTAAGAGTCACGAAGACCAGCTTCACTATTCCAAAGAAGCAACCTCAACAAAAAGAGTCTCCGTCCCAACATCAACCCTCGTCATCATCAAGAGTTCCATCATCGCCGGTGTCTTCAGCTCCCCCCAGTCACTCGTCATCCCCAAGGTCTCACCATCCAGCAGCATCCTCGGCAGCCTCTGCACCCCCTATGCCACCGCCCCCCAACCACCAGATGAGACAGAACATCCGACGCTCTCTGACAGATATCCTCTACAAGAG GGTGAGTGACAGCGATGATCTGAAAATGACGGAGAGCGAGGTCGCGCGGCTAGCTTTCGGCATTGAAAAAGAGATGTTTAACCTCTGTCTCAGCACTGATAGCAAGTACAAAAACAAGTACCGGTCGCTTATGTTCAATCTCAAGGACCCGAAAAACAAA GGCCTGTTCTACAGGGTGATTGGAGGCGAGGTTACGCCTTTCCGACTGGTAAGGCTGAGTGCTGAAGAAATGATTTCCAAGGAGATGTCTGAGTGGAAGAAACCTGATCCACACCAG GCCCAGTCCTCAGGTGGAAGGACCCATTCGGGTCATTCCAAAACGAGCAATAGGTATGACTCTCATAGCATGGACGTGGAGGATGCCCCACCCCCATCAGATGCAGAT GACCAAGATGAGCCCAGCCTTACTGCTTCAGCTGCACCTCAGCCACCTGCTACTGAGGGGGCCAGTAGTATGCCAGATATTTTCAGTAGCATGCTCAAAGACACAACATTGGAACATAGGACTCACCTGTTTGACCTCAACTGTAAAATATGCACAG GTCAGAAGACAGAAGATGAGCtcacgacaaaaaaaaacaaacacacaaaaaaatacgaCCCATCCAAACAAGAGTTGCACTCAGCCAGTGCTGTCAGCCAACCACAAGTGGCCACAGCCTACCAGCAGCTCATCCCTCCACCATACCAGGCTGGCTTAGAAGCAGCTGTTCTAGAGTCACAGCCACAACTTTACCAAGAGGACCCTAACAGTCTGGCCTCACCGGTGCAAAACCCCCAGGGCATCATCCCGACTGTTTCCTCTGTCAGCATCACACGCAGAGACCCACGCATGGCCAGACACGGCTCCGGTGTTACCGTCACTTACACTGCTCCAGAAAAACCCATAAATGCCATGACAGAGTTACTCCCAGCTCCTATAATTGCTCCTTTGGATGTTGGAGCCAAGGCACCCCTTCCTATGCCCCCTGCTCCTCCATCATTGGCTTTGTCCAAACCATCTAAAACAAG taCTTCTGAACCTCCTCCTGAGGGGGAGACGGCAATCTTCCTCCATGGGCAAGAGAGGATTTGGAAAGGGTTCATCAACATGCAGTCTGTGGCCAAGTTTGTAACTAAAGCTTACTTGGTTTCAGGCTCTTTTGAGTACTTAAAAGAG GATTTGCCAGACACTATTCATGTCGGAGGACGCATCTCTCCAAACACAGTGTGGGACTATGTTGGGAAGTTGAAAACCTCATTGTCCAAG GAGCTGTGTCTGATCCGATTCCAGCCAGCCACAGAGGAAGAGGAAGTAGCTTACGTGTCTCTCTTCTGCTACTTCAGCAGCAGGAAAAGATTTGGTGTGGTAGCTAACAGCAACCGGCGTATCAAGGACCTTTATCTAATCCCTCTCAGTTCAAAGGACCCATTACCATCCAAACTCTTGCCATTTGATGGACCAG GACTTGAGCCAGCCCGGCCGAACCTTCTGCTAGGGCTATTGATCTGCCAGAAGGATAGAAAGCGTCCTGGTGTTCCATTGGAAACTGATGAGAAACGTTCTAAGATGCAAATTAAAGATATTGATGACACTGGTCTTCCAAAACCACCTCTCTCAGTCAAAGTGGAGCGAAGCACACGCCAAAGTTTGGAAATTCCCTTCAGTACTACTCCTCCAGGGTCGCCTTCTGCCAGCTCCTCTGGGACACCAAATGTTGCTGTGACCACCTCATCTGCCTTTTCTCTTCTGTCATCTGCTAAAGCACCTGTTACGACCTCTGTCACAGATGTGGAATCCCCATCCTCATCCATCTCTGTCCCTGCTGCCACAGCAACTGCCACTCCTCTTCAGACCATCCTCAACACTCTTTTTGGGAAGAAGAAGCATGACTCTGAAGCTTCCAACTCGCCATCTGATCAGGGTGCGGAATCTTCCATCCCACACTCTACAATGCTAGATCCTATTGTGCAGCAATTTGCACAGATTTCAAAAGAGAAGCAGATagaggaagatgaagatgacCGGCCATATGACCCAGAGGAAGAGTATGACCCAAGTATGGGTTACAGTGTGCCTAATAAACCGGTTGAGGTAGTAAATAAACATGAAGTGGTACCAAATGAAGGTGATGATATTGCGTATGACCCTGAAGATGACTCAATATTTGATGAAGTCAAAACCACTGCATTAGATGAAAGTGGAAAGTCTTCTTGTGACGATGTAACAGATTCTGAAAAGTTCCTGACTAGCCTTAAACAGAAAGGAAATCAAACACTCCAAAAACAGGAAGGTGAGTGTATGCCATCCACTGCCTCAACTGAGGCTTCACAGTCTCCTCCAAACATTTTGGGCAGTAGTCAGTTACTGCAGCTCGGTAAAAAAGTGGAAGAGCTTGTGAAATCTTCATCGTCTACACCCACGATCAACCAGAGGAGAGATCCTCGGCAGGGCCGAGAATCTCGCCACGTGGCAGGtagcacaacaaaaacaacagatgaACCTCTTGATAAAGAAGAGTTGTCATCCGAATCCAATGGCTCTTCACCACCGCAGCAGTCAATACACGAGCTACAGTTGCCTTCTGTTGGTCACCTTCCGGACTCCTCACAAGAACCAGAAAGGCCATTACCCATGGAGGAAGAGAAATCTGAGACACTGCCTTTTATGGAGACTGAAAAGGAAGAAGTTTCAATTCCTTTATTAGGAGAGACTTTGGATCCTGATCCGGAGTACGACTATATTGAGgaaaaagaagtgaaaatgAGAGAAGAGCAAGCTGAGACGGTCCAGGCTGAAAtagaaaaagacaaatacagTGTTTGGCCAAATGCAAGTATTTTCAAAAGTAGTGAGGATTCCGAATATGATGACAATAGCCAAGACACAGCAATTTGTAGCTCCTACAATGAGCCACCAAACTCCTCAATAATTACTTCTACTATCCCTGTTCTCGGTGACACTCATTCGCATCATTCGCGACATCACATGGCAAAATTAGACTTTGACATTGACTATAGACAACGAAATGACATCCCCCCACAGTCTAATTTTCTCCCACCTCAACCAATGCACGGACAGAGTCCCATAATGAGGCCTCCACCAATGTCAGTTCCACGCCCCATTCAAGGTCTTTCTTCAATGTCTGTTCCACAGTCAATGCAAGGACCCCCGCCAGCTATCCATGGTCCTCCCTCAGTACTTGGTCCTCCAGTTCAAGCTGACAACACCCGACCATATGGCCTTCCCCCAACTCCATTCCCCCCCTATCAAAACCAATGGCCACGCACCCAagtaccaccaccaccaccgcaGCAGCCACTCTCAAGACCGCCACCTCAGAACCTTATCCCACCCAGAGTACCACCACCACTTTTCCCACCAATTGGCCAGAGAGGTCCTCCAcctcaaatttttgatcctattATCCCCCCTCAGCATAGTAGCCAACAAGGCCCGCCTCCAGGTTTCCCCCTACCACCTACATTTGATGGACAAAATCAGCTGCCTCCTCCAAGATTTACCAGTCCACCTCCACCGTTTAATTTTCCTGGAAACAGAGGTCCTCCTCCACAGTTTACAGGACCACCACCAGGACATTATGATAACAGGCTTCCTCCTCCGTCCCACTTCTCAGGGCCAAGGGGTCCCCTACCGTCTCAGTATGGTGACCATACAAATCAATCGCCAATTCAAATCCAACCCCAAGTGATAGACCAAAATCGTGACTCTAGGGAGCAGTATAGCAAAGATAGTCGCTCATTCACACATGTGGACCAACATCAAAATCATCCTCAGAATATTTTCAAAGACAGCCCCGGGAGAGCTTACCGGGGTCTTCCACCTAGCCAGTATGATGAGTCAAGAGGCCGACCTTCTAATGTGGAGATTAGCGGACAACACATCAATCCACATAACAAGTTTGTGCTTCCTAGGCTACACTCACCACCACATCGAGGAGCTTTGAATGAGCACATAGCTCCTCTTCCTCTACAGGACAACAGAGACAAGTTTGTGGTTCCCAGGTTACACTCACCACCCCATCGAGGAGCTTTGAATGAGCACATAGCTCTTCTTCCTTTTCAGGAAAATAGAGACAAGTTTGGGGTTCCCAGGCTACACTCACCACCACATCGAGGAGCTTTGAATGAGCACATTGCTCTTCTTCAGGAGAATAGATCAATCAGAGATCAGACTCAGCCTTTTGGTGGCTCTGAACGTTACCGCTTTGATAGGTTTTCAGATGAGGCAAGACCTGTTCATCACACTGGCCCTCTACTACCGACCCCCACAGAGCCTCCTATTGGTCCTCCAAGTCGCATAGGAGCTCACAGTCCAGATATGCGACGAGATGACTACTGGCGCCGACATTCCCCTGAAGTCATGAGAAGAACCAGCACCAATCGAGGGGACTCAGAACCGCGAAGCACAGAACTCTTCAGTCACTTTGAAGTAGGGCTCAGAGAACCAGCTTCTGGTTCCTCTCAATTAGAAGAAAGACTCAAGGAGCTCTCTGGTGAATCCATAAGAGACAGAGACCTCCGGGACATCCCTGCCCATGTGAGATCATTGTGGGAGAGGAGTCAGGGCAAGCGATGGAGCAGCAGAGAACCAGAGTGGGACAGAAGCCGACAGCGGGACAGAAGCCGAGAGCGGGACAGAAGCCGAGAGCGGGACAGAAGCCGGGAGCGCGACAGAAGCCGGGAGCGCGACAGAAGCCGGGAGCGCGACAGAAGCCGGGAGCGCGACAGAAGCCGGGAGCGCGACAGAAGCCGAGAGCGCGATATTGATAAGGATTCTAGCAGAGAACGGGAGCGCAGCAAAGGGACAGAGAGCGAGAAAcacaaggaggcagaggtggcgcGACACAAGGATCAAGATACAGACAAGAGGAGAGACCGTGACAGAGAAAGGGAAAAGGACAGAGTCAGAGACAGGGAGTCGGACAGAAGGGATTATGATCGCGAAAGAGGAAGAAACCGTGATAAAGAGCGAGAACGGGACCGTGAGCGAGACAAGAGA